One Ethanoligenens harbinense YUAN-3 genomic window carries:
- the gatC gene encoding Asp-tRNA(Asn)/Glu-tRNA(Gln) amidotransferase subunit GatC, giving the protein MEEIDVRHLAKLSRLRFDEAAADKMAHDMRKIVDMVAELPDFEETETATALDVNDRMELRKDEVGPSLTRGQVLQNAPKTEAGCVVVPKTVE; this is encoded by the coding sequence ATGGAAGAAATCGACGTGCGTCACCTGGCCAAACTCTCGCGCTTGCGCTTTGACGAGGCGGCGGCTGATAAAATGGCGCATGACATGCGGAAAATCGTGGACATGGTGGCAGAGCTGCCGGATTTTGAAGAGACAGAGACGGCGACGGCGCTGGATGTGAATGACCGCATGGAACTGCGCAAAGACGAAGTCGGTCCATCGCTCACGCGCGGGCAGGTGCTGCAAAACGCGCCCAAGACCGAGGCGGGCTGCGTGGTCGTGCCCAAGACTGTGGAATAA